A window from Argopecten irradians isolate NY chromosome 3, Ai_NY, whole genome shotgun sequence encodes these proteins:
- the LOC138319640 gene encoding neuronal acetylcholine receptor subunit alpha-5-like has translation MKLDELQRGGTPENYIKGNLDWDNQATSSATELSTSGILYQRKWCVHHLLIPSSQDSIIVINVKSQPGPPPGGPPPDYSKELETELRDDLFRGYSELQRPTERVHINVSLSILTINDMSIKDQTLSLTGYLSIAWLDERLSWDTDSSYSSIKFLFSTETYVWRPSLLIDNAVHGISVISDVNTPMRIQDKGLITWSPADIYTVSCVSDIMYYPLDIQTCYLSLTSWAYTNNEISLDFDEGERVDLTAFIPNGEWELLATEGAVSGSRSKGDNSFSNVKFSIQLRRRPLFHVLNTLFPVALMAVLSAMVFKLPVESGEKIGFALTVLLAYAVYLTLISDNIPSTSVSVCYLSIYLSLILCYGTLSVLCTILVINFHSRPEGQDITPWTRRITTAIIMPLACWKGSCSTSSCCKKKVRPNDTKTIHVLSVSKIKVNVPDPVPEYDLASQDSLEEQLTWYTISKILDAAFFNIFMWIIVCTSIIFFSILAGEYANV, from the exons ATGAAATTGGACGAACTTCAACGAGGGGGCACTCCAGAAAACTATATAAAAGGCAATTTAGACTGGGATAATCAGGCCACTTCTTCAGCAACAGAGTTATCAACATCTGGAATTCTCTACCAGAGGAAGTGGTGTGTTCACCATCTCTTAATACCTTCAAGTCAAGACTCAATAA TCGTTATAAATGTGAAGAGCCAGCCAGGACCACCTCCAGGGGGTCCTCCTCCTGATTATTCCAAGGAACTGGAGACTGAATTACGGGACGATCTGTTTCGTGGGTATAGTGAACTACAGCGGCCCACGGAGAGAGTACATATCAATGTGTCTCTCAGCATACTTACCATCAATGATATG AGTATAAAGGACCAAACGTTATCGCTGACGGGATATCTTTCAATT GCATGGTTAGACGAACGTTTGTCGTGGGATACCGATAGTAGTTATTCCAGCATAAAGTTCCTGTTCAGTACAGAGACTTACGTGTGGCGTCCTTCACTCTTGATAGACAATGC GGTACACGGTATATCCGTCATCAGTGACGTGAATACACCCATGCGAATACAGGACAAGGGGCTGATTACCTGGTCTCCAGCCGACATCTACACTGTATCATGTGTGTCCGACATTATGTATTACCCACTGGATATTCAGACCTGTTATCTGTCCCTGACCTCATGGGCCTACACAAACAACGAAATCAGCCTCGATTTTGACGAGGGCGAGCGTGTGGATTTGACTGCATTTATACCAAATGGCGAATGGGAATTATTGGCAACCGAAGGTGCAGTCTCTGGAAGTCGTTCAAAAGGTGACAACAGTTTTTCGAACGTTAAATTTTCCATCCAGCTGAGGAGACGGCCGCTATTCCATGTGTTGAATACTCTGTTTCCAGTGGCACTGATGGCGGTGCTCAGTGCCATGGTGTTTAAGCTTCCCGTGGAATCTGGAGAGAAAATTGGGTTTGCTCTGACTGTCTTGCTGGCGTACGCTGTGTACTTGACATTGATATCAGACAACATTCCTAGCACATCAGTATCCGTATGCTATTTAT CTATCTACCTTAGTCTTATCCTTTGCTATGGAACCTTGTCCGTCCTGTGTACGATACTGGTGATAAACTTTCACTCACGGCCGGAGGGACAGGATATTACACCATGGACTAGGCGTATCACCACAGCCATCATCATGCCACTGGCCTGCTGGAAAGGAAGCTGTAGCACCAGTAGTTGTTGTAAAAAGAAAGTTCGGCCCAATGATACCAAGACTATCCATGTTTTGTCTG TTTCCAAAATAAAGGTGAATGTACCTGATCCTGTACCGGAATACGACCTGGCTTCACAGGACAGCCTTGAGGAACAGCTCACCTGGTATACCATCTCAAAGATCCTTGACGCGGCGTTCTTCAACATTTTCATGTGGATTATAGTGTGTACCTCTATTATTTTCTTCTCCATTTTAGCCGGCGAATACGCAAATGTCTAA
- the LOC138320021 gene encoding neuronal acetylcholine receptor subunit alpha-6-like yields the protein MCHAQPKGPPKGRKMPALYSRDLETELRNVLFANYSQLQRPRERVDVSVWFTLLTINDMNIKDQTLSLSGYFNLLWMDDRLSWNGMTDYVNVRNLFATQQQLWRPTLVVDNSITDLSVISNNDIPMRILKSGLIYWRPADIYVVACESDITYYPMDKQSCIISIASWAYTSFEVALRMSKKQVVTDFYSKNGEWEMISTTGDRSEAVKSRGGTSFSSLKYTIVLRRRPLFHILNTLFPVVLMAFLSAMVFKLPADSGEKIGFALTVLLAYTVYLTLISENIPSTSVKVSYLSVFLSITLSLGTLAVLCTILVLCMHYRDAAGYPLPSYVRSLTICLMRLTCYGGCRCGFKCRPKRRVAPEKTNLVINVVGQENLKNKISEKRVIEDNENVESVFDEHHEITWHTVAKVLDSFFFICFTGLILVASSVFFSIMVVEYMKIQEEENLSL from the exons ATGTGCCATGCACAGCCAAAAGGACCACCAAAAGGGCGGAAAATGCCTGCACTGTACTCACGTGACCTGGAGACGGAACTAAGAAATGTTCTGTTCGCCAACTACTCCCAGCTTCAGAGACCCAGAGAACGAGTTGATGTCTCCGTCTGGTTTACGCTTCTTACCATCAATGATATG AACATCAAGGACCAAACACTTTCCTTATCGGGATATTTCAATCTG ctTTGGATGGATGACCGACTCAGTTGGAACGGTATGACAGACTACGTCAACGTCCGCAATCTGTTCGCTACACAACAACAGCTATGGCGACCAACATTGGTAGTCGACAATTC GATTACCGACCTATCAGTTATTAGTAACAATGACATACCGATGAGAATCCTGAAGTCAGGGCTGATCTACTGGAGACCAGCTGATATATACGTGGTGGCCTGTGAATCAGACATCACGTACTATCCAATGGATAAACAGTCGTGCATCATCTCCATCGCATCGTGGGCATACACAAGCTTCGAGGTGGCGCTTCGCATGTCTAAGAAACAAGTGGTCACAGACTTTTATTCCAAGAATGGAGAATGGGAGATGATAAGTACTACTGGAGACAGGTCAGAGGCAGTAAAATCCAGAGGTGGTACATCATTCTCAAGTCTCAAGTATACCATTGTTCTGAGACGAAGACCGTTGTTCCACATCCTCAATACATTATTTCCGGTAGTACTTATGGCATTTCTGAGCGCGATGGTGTTCAAGCTCCCAGCAGACTCCGGCGAGAAGATTGGCTTTGCATTGACTGTACTTTTAGCCTACACAGTGTATCTGACCCTGATATCGGAAAACATACCAAGTACTTCAGTCAAAGTCTCCTACTTAT CTGTCTTCTTGTCCATAACGCTGAGCCTTGGGACGTTGGCAGTGCTTTGTACCATCCTTGTATTGTGCATGCATTACCGAGACGCTGCGGGCTATCCATTACCTTCCTATGTCCGCTCACTGACAATATGTCTAATGAGGTTGACCTGTTATGGCGGATGCAGGTGTGGATTCAAGTGTCGTCCGAAAAGACGGGTGGCTCCTGAGAAAACTAATCTCGTCATCAATGTCGTGGGACAGGAAaacctgaaaaataaaatatcagagAAGAGAGTGATTGAGGATAATGAAAATGTGGAGAGCGTTTTTGATGAACACCACGAAATAACATGGCATACTGTGGCTAAAGTCCTGGATAGTTTCTTCTTCATCTGCTTCACTGGGTTGATTCTTGTTGCATCCAGTGTTTTCTTCAGTATAATGGTCGTGGAATATATGAAAATTCAGGAGGAGGAAAATCTCTCCCTTTAA
- the LOC138318326 gene encoding neuronal acetylcholine receptor subunit alpha-3-like, translating to MDLNVMNVKRLVLIVGLVLCYVGLSTEQKPPLPYSKDVETSLRTQLLTNYSVDQRPDELVRITVSLTLITINEMDIKAQVLSISGYFNLQWSDSRLAWNNLADYANVRFLFSSQSVVWRPALVVDNSVDNLNVISKPDVPMRIVNKGMVIWNPADIFRVACESDTTYYPMDTQSCVISLSSWSYTSFEVVLILDRTTDVNLDDYSENGEWEMISAYGDRQGAEAKVKGDSSFSTAKFYINLRRRPLFHILNTLFPVALMAVLSAMVFKLSADSGEKIGFSLTVLLAYAVYLTLISESIPSTSITICYLSIYLSTVLTLGTLSVLCTIAVVTLYNHPDEDEPVPSWLRTFTVCLMKMTCWNGCKCKCCKRDARIRPTRDRIRSIQVEDSFDMGIPITEKGVISQEPEFEVDECERETNLNWKVVARVLDHFFFLVFMFLIVFASVGYFLLIALKYWEIVTDG from the exons GACTTGTATTGTGTTATGTGGGTTTGTCCACGGAACAAAAACCTCCTCTACCCTACTCCAAAGACGTGGAGACCAGCCTTCGAACTCAGCTGCTAACCAATTACTCTGTCGACCAACGACCAGACGAGCTAGTGAGAATCACTGTATCCCTGACACTTATTACTATTAATGAAATG GACATTAAGGCTCAAGTGCTGTCAATCTCAGGATATTTCAATTTG CAATGGAGTGATAGTCGACTGGCATGGAACAATCTGGCGGATTACGCCAATGTCCGCTTCCTGTTCAGTTCCCAAAGTGTTGTGTGGAGACCAGCTCTTGTTGTAGATAACTC TGTTGACAACTTGAATGTGATCAGTAAACCAGATGTTCCTATGCGTATTGTAAATAAAGGTATGGTCATTTGGAATCCTGCTGACATCTTTCGGGTCGCATGTGAATCGGACACAACGTATTATCCGATGGATACTCAATCCtgtgttatctcccttagcTCATGGTCATACACCAGTTTTGAAGTAGTGTTGATATTAGACCGAACAACTGACGTCAATTTGGATGATTACTCCGAAAACGGAGAATGGGAAATGATCAGTGCATACGGCGATCGACAGGGGGCAGAAGCAAAGGTCAAAGGGGACTCCAGTTTCTCTACAGCAAAATTCTACATAAATTTAAGACGTCGACCTCTCTTCCACATCCTCAACACGCTTTTTCCCGTAGCACTTATGGCTGTGTTGAGCGCAATGGTGTTTAAGCTTTCAGCGGACTCCGGAGAAAAGATAGGATTTTCGTTGACTGTTCTCCTGGCCTACGCCGTCTACCTGACGCTAATTTCCGAGAGTATACCCAGTACCTCGATCACCATTTGTTATTTGT CGATCTACCTGTCAACGGTACTGACTCTAGGAACACTTTCCGTGCTATGTACAATAGCTGTTGTGACTCTTTATAACCACCCTGACGAGGACGAACCTGTCCCCTCGTGGCTTCGTACATTCACCGTCTGTTTGATGAAAATGACCTGCTGGAACGGCTGCAAGTGCAAATGCTGCAAGAGGGACGCAAGGATCCGTCCGACACGTGATCGCATCAGATCCATCCAAGTTGAAGACAGTTTTGATATGGGAATCCCGATCACTGAAAAGGGTGTCATTTCACAGGAGCCGGAATTCGAAGTTGACGAATGTGAAAGGGAGACAAATCTTAACTGGAAAGTTGTTGCTCGCGTTCTTGATCACTTTTTCTTCCTTGTATTCATGTTCTTGATAGTGTTTGCCTCTGTTGGATATTTCTTACTTATTGCATTAAAATACTGGGAGATCGTAACTGATGGTTAA